TGCAGGTCCGGGGTGCGCGCCACGGCTCCCGTGGGCAGCGCCAGGGCGTCGAGGGTGGCGCGCAGCCCGTCGGGGCCCAGCAGGGCGCGCCCGTCGTTGGCCCGCGGCCCCATCACGTGCGCCGTCCCCACCGGCGCCAGTGCATCGACGGCGCCGCCGCGGTCGCCGCGCAGCAGCGCCTCGCGAAAGGCACCCACCCGCGCCGCGATCTCCTGTTCGGCGTCGCGCTGCTCCACGGCGCTGGGGTCGCGCGGGTTCAGCACCCGCGCCGGGGTCTGGTTGACCTCGCAGGCGGCCAGCGCCAGCAGGGCGGCGGGCAGGGCAAGTCGGTGCACGGCTGTGGTCCGGGTGCGGGTACGCGTTCGGTGAACCGACAAGATGGCTGGCGGGTACAGGGTGTCAAGCTCCCGCGCCGCGTCTTGACGCGCGCGGCCGGTTCCATCATCGTCACAGCAGTCCCGTTCCGCTCAACCGAAGTGGTCGATCCCCGATGATCTGGTTCGGCAAGCCGCTCAACGAAGTCCTGTTCACGCCCCCGTCCGGCGTAAACCCCATCGGCGACGAGAGCACGCGGATGGAGCACGCGCTGCGCTGGGTGGCGGCGCGCGACCCGCACCTGGAGGGCGACGCGCTGGTGGACGCGCTGGCGGCCACGGGATGGGTAGACCGGCCCACCGCGTCGCGCCTGCTCCCCTGCTACCGCCACTTCGACGCCGACCGCTACTTCGGCGAGGCGCTGCGCAGCCTGTCGTTCCGCGG
This is a stretch of genomic DNA from Longimicrobium sp.. It encodes these proteins:
- a CDS encoding nuclear transport factor 2 family protein; translated protein: MHRLALPAALLALAACEVNQTPARVLNPRDPSAVEQRDAEQEIAARVGAFREALLRGDRGGAVDALAPVGTAHVMGPRANDGRALLGPDGLRATLDALALPTGAVARTPDLHVEADAQDGTGWFATHLELFPVAQGGQAERLRVSGVFARQEGTWRLIEMHLSRPEAPPAPPADTTAAAPAAANPASGAAPREDG